One region of Candidatus Sulfotelmatobacter sp. genomic DNA includes:
- a CDS encoding helix-turn-helix transcriptional regulator, protein MSLYLPHSAAERFGRVVRERRAGDFLIRLSSYTDPVRTPTHHHALAYFSHIVRGGLHERCRGVERLYEAGSLHFHAAEEPHQASFGPDGVTCLSIIPGGEIAGWISSARPGHDPGTVRSMARHAGRCYAAFRDDDDASTLSLEAAALELAAAWLREGAPAGARRPEWVDEVCAHLRVRYPTPVRLAVLARLAGVHPVHLVRAFRRHVGATPGAYLRGLRIEAAREALLQSSRPIAEIALASGFSSQAHLTRVFRRAVGVPPARYRQIHRRGRI, encoded by the coding sequence ATGAGCCTCTACCTGCCGCACTCGGCCGCAGAGCGCTTCGGCCGCGTGGTGCGCGAGCGTCGGGCCGGTGACTTTCTGATCCGACTGTCGAGCTACACCGACCCCGTCCGCACCCCGACCCATCACCACGCGCTCGCCTACTTCAGCCACATCGTGCGCGGCGGACTCCACGAGCGATGCCGCGGAGTCGAGCGACTCTACGAAGCCGGCAGCCTGCATTTCCACGCGGCCGAAGAGCCCCACCAGGCGAGCTTCGGGCCCGACGGCGTGACCTGCCTCAGCATCATTCCCGGCGGCGAGATCGCGGGCTGGATTTCCAGCGCGCGCCCGGGGCACGACCCGGGCACGGTGCGCTCGATGGCCCGGCACGCGGGGCGCTGCTACGCCGCGTTTCGCGACGACGATGATGCCTCGACGCTCTCGCTCGAGGCGGCGGCGCTCGAGCTGGCCGCGGCGTGGCTGCGCGAGGGAGCGCCGGCCGGAGCACGACGGCCGGAATGGGTGGACGAGGTCTGCGCGCACCTTCGCGTCCGCTACCCGACGCCGGTGCGCCTCGCGGTGCTGGCGCGGCTTGCCGGAGTTCACCCGGTGCATCTGGTGCGGGCGTTCCGCCGTCACGTGGGCGCCACCCCCGGCGCCTATCTGCGCGGGCTGCGCATCGAGGCCGCGCGTGAGGCGCTGCTCCAATCCTCGCGGCCGATCGCCGAGATCGCCCTGGCCTCGGGCTTCTCGAGCCAGGCGCACCTGACGCGCGTCTTCCGCCGCGCGGTGGGGGTGCCGCCCGCCCGCTACCGGCAGATTCACCGGCGCGGCCGCATCTGA
- a CDS encoding serine hydrolase domain-containing protein: MMCRLKRLFSATGLILLAAPALAAAPVSPNRNSAAPPDDAALARAIDAYTRPLVERGDLSGQLLVLRRGRVVVERSFGFANFELRAPVTPETRFDIASVTKPMTGVLAIQQAVAGRLNTRDSITRWFPDFPRGDSITVSMLLRHRSGIPHEIVPDSAMTRPFSAAEIVERAERLPLDFAPGTRESYSSGGYEVLARILERVSGKSYATLAADSIFTPLEMTHTSHVDSRQIVPGRATGYVPGIYGIENAPLQDFSGLVGAGSVWSTARDLHRFVAAIVAGRLGEGPRLSYVRGGRVDFNGRTGGFKAWAWWDSTSGIEEILVSNVASGAPDVLKGAIPRLANGEKLVPPSPPALRAEAAPLEELKRWEGVYQIEHGPRLDVRVHDGALYCNDWLLLPAADGTFYSPRDYGLVRGVPGANGHLARLDWTQGGVIYPAPRVAD; the protein is encoded by the coding sequence ATGATGTGTCGCCTGAAGCGGCTGTTCTCGGCCACCGGTCTCATTCTGCTCGCGGCTCCGGCTCTCGCCGCTGCCCCGGTCTCCCCGAACCGGAACTCCGCCGCGCCGCCCGACGACGCGGCGCTGGCCCGCGCCATTGACGCCTACACGCGCCCGTTGGTCGAGCGCGGCGATCTCTCCGGGCAGCTGCTGGTGCTGCGGCGCGGGCGCGTGGTGGTCGAGCGCTCGTTCGGCTTCGCGAATTTCGAGCTGCGCGCACCGGTCACGCCCGAGACGCGCTTCGACATTGCCTCGGTGACCAAGCCGATGACCGGCGTGCTCGCCATTCAGCAGGCAGTGGCGGGACGTTTGAACACGCGCGACTCGATCACGCGCTGGTTTCCGGACTTCCCGCGCGGCGACTCGATCACGGTCTCGATGCTGCTGCGCCATCGCTCCGGGATTCCGCACGAGATCGTGCCCGACAGCGCGATGACGCGCCCGTTCAGCGCCGCCGAGATCGTGGAGCGGGCCGAGCGCCTGCCGCTCGATTTCGCGCCGGGCACGCGCGAGAGCTACAGCTCGGGCGGCTACGAAGTCCTGGCGCGCATCCTCGAGCGGGTGAGCGGGAAGAGCTACGCGACGCTCGCCGCCGACAGCATCTTCACCCCGCTCGAGATGACTCACACCTCGCACGTCGACAGCCGCCAGATCGTGCCCGGGCGCGCCACCGGCTACGTTCCCGGCATCTACGGAATCGAGAACGCCCCGCTGCAGGATTTCTCGGGGCTGGTCGGCGCCGGCTCGGTGTGGTCCACGGCGCGCGACCTGCATCGCTTCGTCGCCGCGATCGTGGCCGGACGATTGGGCGAGGGGCCGCGCCTGTCCTACGTGCGCGGCGGGCGCGTGGATTTCAACGGCCGCACCGGCGGATTCAAGGCATGGGCGTGGTGGGACAGCACCAGCGGCATCGAGGAGATTCTCGTCAGCAACGTGGCTTCGGGCGCGCCGGACGTGCTGAAGGGCGCGATCCCGAGGCTCGCGAACGGCGAGAAGCTCGTGCCTCCATCGCCGCCGGCGCTACGCGCGGAAGCGGCGCCGCTCGAGGAACTAAAGCGCTGGGAAGGGGTCTACCAGATCGAGCACGGGCCGCGCCTCGACGTGCGCGTGCACGACGGAGCGCTCTACTGCAACGACTGGCTGCTCCTGCCGGCGGCCGATGGGACGTTCTACTCGCCGCGCGACTATGGCCTGGTGCGCGGCGTACCCGGCGCGAACGGCCACCTCGCGCGCCTCGATTGGACGCAGGGCGGCGTCATCTACCCCGCGCCGCGCGTGGCGGATTGA
- a CDS encoding 2-oxoacid:acceptor oxidoreductase subunit alpha, with protein MKTIVNDFSIQVATVNGSGSQTANTVLLRAIFQMGIPVSGKNLFPSNIAGLPTWFTIRASQDGYIARRKETDITVIMNPETAADDAAAAIPGGVIVLNDSIKIPPVPPDRIVYSVPMSKLMEPITKDVKLRRLVVNMIYVGVLAQLIGIEEAEVEKALDAQLGRKPKALALNHQAVRAGFEWAADNLEKRDAFLLQRMNANEGKLLVDGNTAGALGALFGGVTVVTWYPITPSSSLVESLIGFLERYRRDEHGKASFAVIQAEDEIAAVGMVMGAGWAGARAMTSTSGPGISLMSEFAGYGYYAEIPGVIWDIQRVGPSTGLPTRTAQGDLSFVARLSHGDTRHPVLLPSSVRDCFDYGLMAFDLAERLQTPVFVLSDLDLGMNNWMSEPFVYPEKPWDRGKVLDDQALERVAKFERYRDVDGDGIPYRTLPGVKSQKGTYFTRGSGHDAAARYSEKPEDYAGNMDRLLTKWNTARTLVPAPVIEHTEGAEIGLIAYGSTHWAMIEARDQLAAAGVRTSYCLVRALPFHADLARFIARYPRIYVVEQNRDAQMAGLMHHEYPAEAAKIRSVLHYDGMPIDARSISDELLKQEGAAERVMAQGAAR; from the coding sequence ATGAAAACGATCGTCAACGACTTCAGCATTCAGGTCGCCACCGTCAACGGCTCCGGCAGCCAGACGGCCAACACCGTGCTGCTTCGCGCCATCTTCCAGATGGGCATTCCGGTGAGCGGCAAGAATCTGTTCCCGTCCAACATCGCGGGCTTGCCGACCTGGTTCACGATCCGCGCCAGCCAGGACGGCTACATCGCGCGCCGGAAAGAGACCGACATCACCGTGATCATGAATCCCGAGACCGCCGCCGACGACGCCGCGGCCGCGATCCCGGGCGGCGTGATCGTGCTCAACGACTCGATCAAGATTCCGCCGGTGCCCCCGGATCGCATCGTCTATTCGGTGCCGATGAGCAAGCTGATGGAGCCGATCACCAAGGACGTGAAGCTGCGCCGGCTGGTGGTCAACATGATCTACGTCGGCGTGCTCGCGCAGCTGATCGGCATCGAGGAGGCCGAGGTCGAGAAGGCGCTCGACGCCCAGCTCGGCCGCAAGCCCAAGGCCCTCGCGCTCAATCATCAGGCGGTGCGCGCCGGCTTCGAATGGGCGGCGGACAATCTCGAGAAGCGCGATGCGTTCCTGCTCCAGCGCATGAACGCGAACGAGGGCAAGCTGCTGGTCGACGGCAACACCGCCGGCGCGCTCGGCGCGCTGTTCGGCGGCGTCACCGTCGTCACCTGGTATCCGATCACGCCGTCGTCGAGCCTGGTCGAATCGCTGATCGGCTTCCTCGAGCGCTATCGTCGCGACGAGCATGGCAAGGCGAGCTTCGCCGTGATCCAGGCCGAAGACGAGATCGCCGCCGTCGGCATGGTGATGGGCGCCGGCTGGGCGGGCGCGCGCGCCATGACCTCGACTTCGGGCCCGGGCATCTCGCTGATGAGCGAATTCGCGGGCTACGGCTACTACGCCGAGATTCCCGGCGTGATCTGGGACATCCAGCGCGTCGGGCCGAGCACCGGGCTCCCGACGCGCACCGCGCAGGGCGACCTTTCATTCGTGGCGCGACTCTCGCACGGCGACACGCGCCATCCGGTCTTGCTGCCCTCGTCGGTCCGGGATTGCTTCGACTACGGGCTGATGGCGTTCGATCTGGCCGAGCGGCTGCAGACGCCGGTGTTCGTGCTGAGCGATCTCGATCTCGGCATGAACAACTGGATGAGCGAGCCGTTCGTCTACCCCGAGAAGCCGTGGGATCGCGGCAAGGTGCTCGATGATCAGGCGCTCGAGCGCGTCGCGAAGTTCGAGCGCTATCGCGACGTGGACGGCGACGGCATTCCCTATCGGACGCTGCCGGGAGTGAAGAGCCAGAAGGGCACCTACTTCACGCGCGGCTCGGGTCACGACGCGGCGGCGCGCTACAGCGAGAAACCCGAGGATTACGCCGGCAACATGGATCGGCTGCTCACCAAGTGGAACACCGCCCGCACGCTGGTGCCGGCGCCGGTCATCGAGCACACCGAGGGCGCCGAGATCGGACTCATCGCCTACGGCTCGACGCACTGGGCGATGATCGAGGCGCGCGACCAGCTCGCCGCCGCGGGGGTGCGCACTTCCTACTGCCTGGTGCGGGCGCTGCCCTTCCACGCCGATCTCGCCAGGTTCATCGCGCGCTACCCGCGCATTTACGTGGTTGAGCAGAATCGAGACGCGCAGATGGCCGGCCTGATGCATCACGAGTATCCGGCCGAGGCCGCGAAGATCCGCTCGGTGCTCCACTACGACGGCATGCCGATCGACGCGCGCTCGATCAGCGATGAGCTGTTGAAGCAGGAAGGCGCAGCCGAGCGCGTGATGGCGCAAGGAGCGGCGAGATGA
- a CDS encoding 2-oxoacid:ferredoxin oxidoreductase subunit beta has protein sequence MSTETTRPAGGAPANTNRIGLTRADYDGSKTTLCPGCGHNAITGGIIQAAWEAGLEPHRVAKLSGIGCSSKTPAYFLGHSHGFNAVHGRMPSIATGVHAANRELLLIGVSGDGDTASIGMGQFVHLVRRNVPVVYIVENNGVYGLTKGQFSATADIGSTQKTGKANELMPIDLCALAIELGCGFVARSFSGDQKQLRPLLKAAFAHRGTAVLDVISPCVTFADHEGSTKSYAAVKEHDAPLHDIEFVPYFEDITVDYEPGTTREVTMPDGSQIYLKKLTADYDPTSRENALRVVHEARRENKLITGLLFVSPEDPPFDAELKLMDEPLASLSLDRVRPPKRVLDEIIETLRTGKGAASAGGGG, from the coding sequence ATGAGCACCGAGACCACCAGGCCGGCCGGCGGCGCTCCCGCCAACACCAATCGCATCGGGCTCACGCGCGCCGACTACGACGGCAGCAAGACCACGCTCTGCCCGGGCTGCGGCCACAATGCCATCACCGGGGGCATCATCCAGGCGGCGTGGGAGGCGGGCCTCGAGCCGCATCGGGTGGCGAAGCTCTCGGGCATCGGCTGCTCGAGCAAGACGCCCGCCTATTTCCTCGGCCATTCGCACGGCTTCAACGCCGTCCACGGCCGCATGCCGAGCATCGCCACCGGCGTCCACGCCGCGAATCGAGAGTTGCTGCTGATCGGCGTCTCGGGGGACGGCGACACCGCCAGCATCGGCATGGGCCAGTTCGTCCACCTGGTGCGGCGCAACGTGCCAGTCGTGTACATCGTCGAGAACAACGGCGTCTACGGGCTCACCAAGGGCCAGTTCTCGGCGACCGCCGACATCGGCAGCACGCAGAAGACCGGCAAGGCCAACGAGCTGATGCCGATCGACCTGTGCGCGCTGGCGATCGAGCTGGGCTGCGGCTTCGTGGCGCGCTCGTTCTCGGGCGATCAGAAGCAGCTGCGGCCGCTGCTCAAGGCCGCATTCGCGCACCGGGGCACCGCGGTGCTCGACGTGATCAGCCCGTGCGTCACCTTCGCCGACCACGAGGGTTCGACCAAGAGCTACGCCGCCGTGAAAGAGCACGACGCGCCGCTCCACGACATCGAGTTCGTGCCCTACTTCGAGGACATCACGGTGGATTACGAGCCCGGCACCACGCGCGAGGTGACCATGCCGGACGGCTCGCAGATCTACTTGAAGAAGCTGACCGCGGACTACGACCCCACCAGCCGCGAGAACGCCCTGAGGGTGGTCCACGAGGCGCGGCGGGAGAACAAACTGATCACCGGGCTCCTGTTCGTGAGTCCCGAGGATCCGCCGTTCGACGCCGAACTCAAGCTGATGGACGAGCCGCTGGCATCGTTGTCGCTCGACCGCGTCCGCCCGCCGAAGCGGGTGCTGGACGAGATCATCGAGACGCTGCGCACCGGCAAGGGCGCGGCGTCCGCCGGCGGCGGGGGATGA
- a CDS encoding methyltransferase domain-containing protein: MKRLPREAEPGRVPAERPPKPADADAHRRHVARQFGENARAYAVSRTHAEGGTRDLLLERLQPVADETLLDVACGAGGMTLAAAPFVKHAIALDLSREMLAAVALGARRAKLENVTRVQGDAQELPLRDRSVELVTARMAPHHFADPATAVREMARVLARGGRLGVADGTVPDEPALDQFINRVDVLHDPTTVRNYSAREWREFFEGASLRVDSVEEEAFDLPEGRLLGEWVARSSGGTPVFEEIRRLLLNAPSSIQRALRVRAEGDDVRFDLPKIVIVGTRAT, encoded by the coding sequence GTGAAGCGGTTGCCGCGCGAGGCTGAGCCGGGACGCGTCCCCGCCGAGCGGCCGCCCAAACCGGCCGACGCTGACGCCCATCGGCGCCACGTCGCGCGCCAGTTCGGCGAGAACGCCAGGGCCTATGCGGTGAGCCGCACGCACGCGGAAGGCGGCACTCGCGACCTGCTGCTCGAGCGCCTGCAGCCCGTCGCCGACGAGACGCTGCTCGACGTCGCTTGTGGCGCCGGCGGCATGACCCTGGCCGCCGCGCCGTTCGTGAAGCACGCGATCGCGCTCGATCTCTCGCGCGAGATGCTGGCGGCGGTGGCGCTGGGCGCGCGTCGTGCGAAGCTCGAAAACGTGACGCGGGTGCAGGGCGACGCACAGGAGCTGCCGTTGCGCGATCGTTCAGTCGAGCTGGTGACCGCGCGCATGGCGCCGCACCACTTCGCCGACCCCGCAACCGCGGTGCGCGAGATGGCGCGCGTGCTGGCCCGGGGCGGGCGGCTCGGCGTCGCCGACGGCACCGTGCCCGACGAGCCCGCGCTCGATCAGTTCATCAACCGTGTCGACGTCCTTCATGACCCGACCACGGTGCGCAATTACTCGGCGCGCGAGTGGCGAGAATTCTTCGAGGGCGCGAGTCTGCGCGTGGATTCGGTGGAGGAGGAGGCGTTCGATCTGCCCGAGGGGCGGCTGCTCGGCGAGTGGGTGGCGCGTAGCTCGGGAGGAACGCCGGTGTTCGAAGAGATCCGGCGATTGCTGCTCAACGCCCCGAGCTCGATCCAGCGCGCGTTGCGCGTCCGCGCCGAGGGCGACGACGTCCGCTTCGATCTGCCCAAGATCGTGATCGTCGGAACGCGAGCGACCTAG
- a CDS encoding ACT domain-containing protein translates to MTSRHALELLPGRLAICRLSARAPLPAWASAPSANLSSVTRTRDELSVVCEEALVPEDVARVERGWRAFRVHGPIPLTEIGVVAGITAPLAAAGISVFVVSTFDTDYVLVPAGSVEQASRAFEAAGHEVS, encoded by the coding sequence ATGACGTCCAGGCATGCCCTCGAACTGCTGCCGGGCCGGCTCGCCATCTGCCGGCTCTCGGCCCGCGCCCCGCTGCCGGCCTGGGCCTCGGCGCCGAGTGCGAACCTCAGTTCGGTGACGCGTACGCGCGATGAGCTCTCGGTGGTGTGCGAGGAGGCGCTCGTGCCGGAAGATGTCGCGCGCGTGGAGCGCGGCTGGCGCGCGTTCCGCGTCCACGGGCCGATCCCGCTCACCGAAATCGGCGTGGTGGCTGGGATCACCGCGCCGCTCGCCGCGGCGGGGATATCCGTGTTCGTGGTCTCGACCTTCGACACCGACTACGTGCTGGTGCCGGCCGGAAGCGTCGAGCAGGCCAGTCGCGCCTTCGAGGCCGCCGGCCATGAGGTCAGCTAG
- a CDS encoding ferredoxin translates to MQIRIRRTECCGNAECVAIAPEVFALDSKQKVTVLDPEAAPEERLIEAAETCPCQAIEILDDEGNLIFP, encoded by the coding sequence ATGCAGATCCGCATCCGCCGTACGGAATGCTGTGGCAACGCCGAATGCGTCGCGATCGCGCCCGAAGTCTTCGCACTCGACTCCAAGCAGAAGGTGACGGTGCTGGACCCCGAGGCCGCGCCCGAGGAGCGACTGATCGAGGCGGCCGAGACGTGCCCGTGTCAGGCGATCGAAATCCTCGACGACGAGGGCAATCTCATCTTCCCATGA